From Longimicrobium sp., a single genomic window includes:
- a CDS encoding type II toxin-antitoxin system HicB family antitoxin: MEPNYNAVIQQRDRWWIGWIEEVPGVNSQAGTRQELLENLRSALEEALGPDTSTPARSLNCI; the protein is encoded by the coding sequence ATGGAACCGAACTACAACGCGGTCATCCAGCAGCGAGACCGTTGGTGGATCGGCTGGATCGAAGAGGTGCCCGGCGTAAATTCTCAGGCAGGAACTCGACAGGAGTTACTTGAGAATTTGCGCTCCGCGCTGGAGGAGGCGCTGGGGCCGGACACCTCCACTCCGGCTCGCAGCCTCAACTGCATTTAG
- a CDS encoding low molecular weight protein-tyrosine-phosphatase, with amino-acid sequence MSILPQPTRILFVCLGNICRSPLAEAVFRHKVRERGVEDQFVIDSAGTSGYHNGAPPDPRSSETARRRGVELAGQSRKLSAADLRRFDYVIAMDGENLREIRALECVAGGSARIHRLREWDPEASGADVPDPYYGGPGGFDDVHDIVDRSCEALLDHLLAERHA; translated from the coding sequence ATGTCTATCCTGCCCCAACCGACCCGCATCCTCTTCGTCTGCCTCGGCAACATCTGCCGCTCGCCGCTGGCCGAGGCGGTCTTTCGCCACAAGGTGCGCGAGCGCGGCGTGGAGGACCAGTTCGTGATCGACTCGGCCGGGACCTCCGGCTACCACAACGGAGCCCCGCCCGATCCGCGCAGCAGCGAGACCGCGCGCCGCCGAGGCGTGGAGTTGGCCGGCCAGAGCCGCAAGCTGTCGGCGGCCGACCTGCGCCGCTTCGACTACGTGATCGCGATGGACGGCGAGAACCTGCGCGAGATCCGGGCACTGGAATGCGTGGCTGGCGGGAGCGCCCGCATCCACCGCCTGCGCGAGTGGGACCCCGAGGCCTCCGGCGCGGACGTGCCCGATCCGTACTACGGCGGCCCAGGCGGCTTTGACGACGTGCACGACATCGTGGACCGCTCCTGCGAGGCGCTGCTCGACCACCTCCTGGCCGAGCGCCACGCCTGA
- a CDS encoding HNH endonuclease, translating to MLDADESWRQVRDAARIAMHAGKSFWSMKIGREYRIQLVEDDRIVIQRLRGQPTVLTRSAVARAVDLLNQANGGVGRRTLLPKVAREAVFVSLHPRLRWSDDLNRIEVVDSSGAPVIYKDFGQAPNDDPTELQEFARRVRAGQRRFRENLLNLYGARCAITDWGPSEVLECAHILWHSDSGLNDTGNGLLLRSDLHTLFDAGLLRIHPSRLVVVLDEVLEGTPYWELNGAPLRPRVDGSQPRLEYLEARWSSSRGAG from the coding sequence ATGCTGGATGCTGATGAGTCGTGGAGGCAAGTGAGAGACGCCGCACGTATCGCAATGCACGCGGGCAAGAGTTTTTGGTCGATGAAAATAGGACGTGAATACAGAATCCAGCTGGTGGAGGATGATCGGATCGTCATCCAAAGGCTGAGGGGCCAGCCCACGGTATTGACGCGTAGCGCAGTGGCACGAGCCGTGGATCTCCTGAACCAGGCGAATGGCGGGGTCGGACGCCGTACTCTTCTTCCGAAGGTCGCGAGGGAGGCTGTTTTCGTTTCATTGCACCCACGCCTTCGCTGGAGTGATGACCTGAACCGGATTGAAGTTGTCGATTCGTCAGGTGCTCCGGTGATCTACAAGGATTTCGGCCAAGCTCCGAATGATGACCCCACGGAACTACAGGAATTCGCGCGCAGGGTGCGCGCGGGCCAGCGGCGCTTTCGCGAGAACTTATTGAATCTCTACGGGGCCAGGTGCGCCATCACAGACTGGGGCCCTTCGGAGGTATTGGAGTGCGCGCACATTCTTTGGCACTCAGACTCTGGGCTGAACGACACTGGCAACGGGCTCCTGCTCCGCTCCGATCTTCACACGCTATTCGACGCGGGGCTGCTTCGGATTCATCCCTCGCGTCTCGTGGTTGTGCTCGACGAGGTGCTGGAGGGGACCCCGTACTGGGAGCTGAACGGCGCTCCTTTGCGTCCCCGTGTGGATGGCAGCCAGCCGCGACTTGAGTACCTGGAAGCTCGGTGGAGTTCCAGTCGTGGAGCGGGATAG
- a CDS encoding BsuPI-related putative proteinase inhibitor, which produces MREALQRVALTITALCGLLAGGCIDALSTRRSPPDPPAPATAALLDPAAISLNLQIPSTVKPGEAVPLLLVARNDSSQAVYLGTGDSTTTFDIRIVDRSGKTVWRRMHDREALASLHEHTLAPGQDLRFADTWDQRSNEGARVPAGIYSVQGLLDAQGEADLKTTPKRLEISPQP; this is translated from the coding sequence GTGAGGGAAGCCTTGCAACGTGTGGCGCTGACGATCACCGCCCTGTGCGGCCTCCTTGCAGGTGGCTGCATAGACGCTCTATCCACGCGCCGTTCTCCGCCTGACCCTCCTGCTCCAGCCACGGCCGCCCTGCTCGATCCCGCGGCCATCTCACTGAACTTGCAGATCCCCTCCACCGTCAAGCCAGGCGAAGCGGTTCCACTGCTCCTGGTCGCTCGGAACGATTCCAGCCAGGCGGTCTACCTGGGAACCGGGGACAGCACGACCACTTTCGACATCCGGATTGTAGACCGCTCTGGGAAGACCGTGTGGAGGCGGATGCATGACCGAGAAGCTCTCGCATCTTTGCATGAGCACACCCTTGCGCCTGGTCAGGATTTGCGCTTCGCGGATACCTGGGACCAGCGCTCGAACGAAGGGGCGCGGGTGCCTGCGGGGATTTACAGCGTGCAGGGTCTCCTCGACGCACAGGGAGAGGCAGATCTGAAGACGACTCCCAAGCGGTTGGAGATTTCGCCGCAACCGTAG
- a CDS encoding type II toxin-antitoxin system ParD family antitoxin — protein sequence MNGMLPPELDRWVQERVGTGQFSSTDEAIRAGLLLLQREEERRTKLEALRTDVQAGIEQLDRGEGVDGEMVFEEVLRSIAAQRDQEGRSTSPGELVEEGLHRLQREEARREEIEELRREIQLGLDDVERGDLLDGEEVFRRAFERIAALEESRV from the coding sequence ATGAACGGGATGCTGCCGCCAGAGCTGGACCGCTGGGTACAGGAGCGGGTGGGAACGGGGCAGTTCAGCAGCACGGACGAGGCGATCCGTGCGGGGCTGTTGCTGCTCCAGCGCGAAGAGGAGCGCCGCACGAAGCTGGAGGCGTTGCGCACCGACGTTCAGGCGGGCATCGAACAGCTCGACCGGGGCGAGGGGGTCGATGGCGAAATGGTTTTCGAGGAGGTGCTCCGCTCGATTGCGGCGCAGCGTGACCAGGAGGGGCGATCCACGAGCCCGGGCGAGCTCGTGGAGGAAGGACTTCACCGGCTGCAGCGGGAGGAGGCGCGCCGGGAGGAGATCGAAGAGCTTCGGCGGGAAATCCAGCTTGGGTTGGATGATGTCGAGCGAGGGGACCTGTTGGACGGAGAAGAGGTGTTCCGGCGTGCGTTCGAGCGCATCGCCGCCCTCGAGGAGTCTCGCGTCTGA
- a CDS encoding FAD-dependent oxidoreductase yields MARNTGAADALVIGAGVIGLSAAIRLQEVGMRVRVWTAAPPGETTSAVAAALWYPYRAYPAERVAVWGQRTFEELARLADVPGTGVRMVPGVELWRRSVPDPEWGGAIPGLRRIPPAELPAGYVDGHTVTVPVAHMGIYLGYLADRFAAGGGRLELRTVRVLGRAAQSAPLVVNCAGLGARTLAGDDTVVPVRGQIVRVENPGVERFWLDEEHPDGLTYIVPRGDDCILGGTAEEGEWSTAPDPEVARAIVRRCAELEPRLAEARILEHRVGLRPGRPSVWLDAAELPGGARIIHCYGHGGAGMTLSWGCADEVAEIATK; encoded by the coding sequence ATGGCGAGGAACACTGGGGCGGCGGATGCGCTGGTGATTGGCGCGGGGGTGATCGGGCTGTCGGCGGCGATCCGGCTGCAGGAGGTCGGGATGCGGGTGCGCGTGTGGACCGCGGCGCCGCCGGGGGAGACCACGTCGGCGGTGGCGGCGGCGCTCTGGTATCCGTACCGCGCCTACCCGGCCGAGCGGGTCGCGGTGTGGGGGCAGCGAACCTTCGAGGAGCTCGCGCGGCTGGCGGACGTTCCGGGGACCGGCGTTCGCATGGTCCCCGGCGTGGAGCTGTGGAGGCGGTCCGTGCCCGATCCGGAGTGGGGCGGCGCCATTCCGGGGCTGCGCCGCATACCGCCCGCGGAGCTGCCCGCGGGGTACGTAGATGGGCACACCGTCACCGTGCCCGTGGCGCACATGGGCATCTACCTAGGCTACCTGGCGGACCGGTTCGCGGCGGGCGGCGGGCGCCTGGAGTTGCGGACGGTGCGCGTGCTGGGCCGCGCCGCGCAGTCCGCGCCGCTGGTGGTCAACTGCGCCGGGCTCGGCGCGCGCACGCTCGCCGGCGACGACACCGTGGTGCCCGTTCGCGGGCAGATCGTGCGGGTGGAGAATCCCGGCGTGGAGCGCTTCTGGCTCGACGAGGAGCACCCGGACGGGCTGACGTACATCGTGCCGCGCGGCGACGACTGCATCCTGGGCGGCACGGCGGAGGAGGGGGAGTGGAGCACCGCTCCGGACCCGGAAGTCGCGCGCGCCATCGTCCGCCGCTGCGCGGAGCTGGAGCCGCGGCTGGCGGAGGCGCGCATCCTGGAGCACCGCGTCGGGCTGCGGCCTGGGCGTCCCTCGGTGTGGCTGGATGCGGCGGAGCTTCCCGGAGGTGCGCGCATCATCCACTGCTACGGCCACGGCGGCGCGGGCATGACGCTGTCTTGGGGGTGCGCGGACGAGGTGGCGGAGATTGCTACGAAATGA
- a CDS encoding fructosamine kinase family protein, whose protein sequence is MLPKSLRRSLEAHLSRVGEARALGGGSINHAARVEGPDGAFFVKYSEDAPAGIFAAEARGLEALAAASGLVVPRVLAIRDDPEPGTPAWLALEWLEPAPRAADFGERLGRGLAALHRSRGAWGWEEDNFIGSLPQENAPAGAWADFWWARRLDPQLRRARAAGRLPGREREWERLREALPRLLGAGEEDGPSLLHGDLWSGNVVASAPGPALVDPAAFRGHREVDLAMTELFGGFPADFCAAYEEAWPLRPGYREERRGVYQLYYLLVHVNLFGGGYVAQTAEVLRRVV, encoded by the coding sequence ATGCTTCCCAAATCCCTCCGCCGCTCGCTGGAGGCGCATCTCAGCCGCGTCGGTGAAGCGCGGGCGTTGGGCGGCGGGTCGATCAACCATGCGGCGCGCGTGGAGGGGCCGGACGGCGCGTTCTTTGTGAAGTACAGCGAAGATGCGCCTGCCGGGATCTTTGCCGCCGAGGCGCGAGGGCTGGAGGCGCTCGCCGCCGCCTCGGGGTTGGTCGTGCCGCGCGTGCTGGCGATCCGCGACGATCCCGAGCCCGGCACTCCTGCCTGGCTCGCGCTGGAGTGGCTGGAGCCCGCGCCGCGCGCCGCCGATTTCGGTGAGCGGCTGGGGCGCGGGCTGGCCGCGCTGCACCGCTCGCGCGGCGCCTGGGGTTGGGAGGAGGACAACTTCATCGGCTCCCTCCCGCAGGAGAACGCGCCGGCCGGTGCCTGGGCGGACTTCTGGTGGGCGCGCCGCCTTGATCCGCAGCTGCGCCGCGCCCGCGCCGCCGGCCGTCTCCCCGGCCGCGAGCGCGAGTGGGAGCGCCTGCGCGAAGCCCTCCCCCGCCTCCTCGGAGCCGGAGAGGAGGATGGGCCGTCTCTCCTGCACGGCGACCTGTGGAGCGGCAACGTGGTGGCCTCCGCACCCGGCCCGGCGCTCGTGGACCCCGCCGCCTTTCGGGGCCACCGCGAAGTCGACCTCGCGATGACGGAGTTGTTCGGCGGCTTCCCCGCGGATTTCTGCGCCGCCTACGAAGAAGCCTGGCCGCTGCGCCCCGGCTACCGCGAGGAGCGCCGCGGCGTGTACCAGCTCTATTACCTGCTGGTGCACGTCAACCTGTTCGGCGGTGGCTACGTGGCGCAGACGGCGGAGGTGCTGCGCCGGGTCGTGTAG
- a CDS encoding ABC transporter permease yields MSKNRISWLDVKLGARMLVKHPGLTVVGGLAIAVAVAVSTSMFTFIHSSVFPVLPLPEGDRIVALENWDVKENNEERRALRDLAVWRTELKSVRDVAAFRDLTRNLIGPGGPPEPVKVAEMTASGFSVARVPPLLGRYLVAADELASAPPVVVIGHDVWQERFAGDPGVIGRSIRLGSSVHTVVGVMPERFGFPVSHNIWVPLRLDPALFEPKSGPEIYIFGRLAPGATREQAQAELTTLGKRAAAASPATHAQLEPRVLKYTEPILDIQGMSVWEVIPMQLAVTLLLVIVAANVSILVYARTASRHGELAVRSALGASRARIVTQLFAEMLLLAGGASLVGLALSQVGLRLVDRLMYNDLGTGTPFWTDYTVSPLTVAWVVLLAIFTAAVAGVVPALTATGRRLQDSLRRVSGGSQGGMGRVWTTMVVMQVAIAVAGLPLAVAMGWKVVSSVGTRPAYDGARYIAAPVAMDAELPAGADPQEHARALRTRFGALRPELARRLEAEPGVSEVVFSTNRPSSEGPRRVEIEGVPAPAAAKGHEAGVNRVEPHFFRAFGAPVLAGRAFTAADLDTTANTVVVNRAFVRDLLGGGNAIGRRVRYADVGERGREPHPNPWLEIVGVVGNLESNEMDEEHVSARLYQPLRADGSAGALLTLHVPRGAPANFTARLREIAAGVDPTLRVGEVRTLSSMNEQEVQVVQLVGLGLGLVMLSVLLLSAAGIYAMMSFTVTQRRKEIGIRSALGAQPRRLLAGLFRRAAWQLALGVGVGVGIAFLLDLASDGEMMGVRGAVAVPAVAVVMLVVGLLATFGPARRGLRIEPSEALRAEG; encoded by the coding sequence ATGTCAAAGAACCGCATCTCCTGGCTGGACGTGAAGCTCGGCGCCCGCATGCTCGTCAAGCACCCCGGCCTCACGGTGGTGGGCGGGCTGGCGATCGCCGTGGCCGTGGCGGTGTCCACCTCCATGTTCACCTTCATCCACTCGTCGGTCTTCCCGGTGCTGCCGCTCCCGGAGGGCGACCGGATCGTCGCGCTGGAGAACTGGGACGTCAAGGAGAACAACGAGGAGCGGCGAGCGCTGCGCGACCTGGCAGTGTGGCGCACCGAACTGAAGTCAGTGCGCGACGTGGCGGCGTTCCGCGACCTCACGCGCAACCTGATCGGTCCGGGCGGGCCGCCGGAGCCGGTGAAGGTGGCGGAGATGACGGCCTCCGGCTTCAGCGTGGCGCGCGTTCCGCCGCTGCTGGGGCGCTACCTCGTCGCCGCGGACGAGCTTGCCAGCGCGCCGCCCGTGGTGGTGATCGGGCACGACGTGTGGCAGGAGCGGTTCGCGGGGGACCCGGGGGTGATCGGCCGCAGCATCCGGCTGGGGAGCTCGGTCCACACGGTGGTGGGGGTGATGCCGGAGCGCTTCGGCTTTCCCGTAAGCCACAACATCTGGGTCCCGCTGCGGCTGGATCCGGCGCTGTTCGAGCCCAAGTCGGGGCCGGAGATCTACATCTTCGGCCGGCTGGCGCCCGGCGCCACACGCGAGCAGGCGCAGGCGGAGCTCACCACCCTGGGCAAGCGCGCGGCGGCCGCATCGCCGGCCACGCACGCGCAGCTGGAGCCGCGAGTGCTGAAGTACACGGAGCCGATCCTCGACATCCAGGGGATGTCGGTCTGGGAGGTGATCCCCATGCAGCTGGCGGTGACGCTGCTCCTGGTGATCGTGGCCGCCAACGTCTCCATCCTCGTGTACGCGCGAACGGCGTCGCGGCACGGCGAGCTGGCGGTGCGGAGCGCGCTGGGGGCGAGCCGCGCCCGCATCGTCACGCAGCTCTTCGCCGAGATGCTGCTGCTGGCGGGTGGCGCCTCGCTGGTGGGGCTGGCGCTCTCGCAGGTCGGGCTGCGCCTGGTCGATCGCCTGATGTACAACGACCTCGGCACCGGCACTCCGTTCTGGACGGACTACACCGTCTCGCCTCTGACCGTGGCGTGGGTGGTGCTGCTCGCGATCTTTACGGCGGCGGTGGCGGGTGTGGTGCCGGCGCTTACGGCCACGGGGCGGCGGCTGCAGGACAGCCTGCGGCGGGTGAGCGGCGGATCGCAGGGCGGGATGGGCCGGGTGTGGACGACCATGGTGGTGATGCAGGTCGCCATCGCGGTGGCGGGGCTGCCGCTCGCGGTGGCGATGGGGTGGAAGGTGGTGAGCTCCGTCGGCACGCGCCCGGCGTACGATGGCGCGCGGTACATCGCCGCGCCCGTGGCGATGGACGCTGAGCTCCCCGCCGGCGCCGACCCGCAGGAGCACGCCCGCGCGTTGCGCACCCGCTTCGGCGCGCTTCGGCCCGAGCTGGCGCGGCGGCTGGAGGCGGAGCCGGGCGTGTCCGAGGTGGTGTTCTCCACCAACCGCCCTAGCAGTGAGGGGCCGCGCCGCGTGGAGATCGAGGGCGTCCCCGCTCCCGCGGCCGCAAAGGGGCACGAGGCCGGGGTGAACCGCGTGGAGCCGCACTTCTTCCGCGCGTTCGGGGCGCCGGTGCTGGCGGGGCGCGCGTTCACGGCGGCGGACCTGGACACCACCGCCAACACGGTGGTGGTGAACCGCGCCTTCGTGCGCGACCTGCTGGGGGGCGGCAACGCGATCGGCCGGCGCGTGCGCTACGCGGACGTGGGAGAGCGCGGACGGGAGCCGCATCCCAATCCGTGGCTGGAGATCGTGGGGGTGGTGGGGAACCTGGAATCCAACGAGATGGACGAGGAGCACGTCTCCGCCCGCCTGTACCAGCCGCTCCGCGCGGATGGTTCCGCGGGCGCCCTGCTCACTCTGCACGTGCCGCGCGGCGCTCCGGCCAACTTCACGGCCCGGCTGCGCGAGATCGCGGCCGGGGTGGACCCGACGCTGCGCGTGGGCGAGGTGCGCACCCTGTCTTCGATGAACGAGCAGGAGGTGCAGGTCGTCCAGCTGGTGGGGCTGGGGCTCGGCCTGGTGATGCTGAGCGTGCTCCTGCTTTCCGCGGCGGGGATCTACGCGATGATGTCGTTCACCGTGACCCAGCGCCGCAAGGAGATCGGCATCCGCTCCGCGCTCGGGGCGCAGCCGCGGCGGCTGCTGGCGGGGCTGTTCAGGCGCGCGGCGTGGCAACTCGCGCTGGGGGTGGGTGTCGGCGTGGGGATCGCGTTCCTCCTGGACCTCGCCTCGGATGGGGAAATGATGGGGGTGCGGGGCGCGGTGGCGGTGCCCGCGGTCGCGGTGGTCATGCTGGTGGTGGGGCTTTTGGCCACCTTTGGTCCGGCGCGGCGGGGGCTGCGCATCGAGCCGAGCGAGGCGTTGCGGGCGGAGGGGTGA
- a CDS encoding DUF721 domain-containing protein, giving the protein MKRTRDPNAGQPQSVGDLVSRFLDRSGLAPKVEAASIVTEWTDKVGPQISAVTEALRVSKGTLFVAVSTSAWLMELNLMKGELMRRINAGKGDGRIRQLVFVMGNGEGRGSALVR; this is encoded by the coding sequence GTGAAGCGCACCCGCGATCCAAACGCCGGCCAGCCCCAGTCCGTGGGCGACCTGGTCAGCCGCTTCCTGGACCGCTCCGGCCTCGCTCCCAAGGTGGAGGCCGCCTCCATCGTCACCGAATGGACGGACAAGGTGGGCCCGCAGATCTCGGCCGTCACCGAGGCGCTGCGCGTCTCCAAGGGCACGCTCTTCGTGGCCGTCTCCACCAGCGCGTGGCTGATGGAGCTGAACCTGATGAAGGGCGAGCTCATGCGCCGCATCAACGCCGGCAAGGGCGACGGGCGGATAAGGCAGCTGGTGTTCGTGATGGGAAACGGGGAAGGGAGGGGAAGTGCGTTGGTGCGTTAG
- a CDS encoding NADP-dependent malic enzyme, translated as MSDRRQDALDYHSSGRRGKIAVVPTKPASTQRDLSLAYSPGVAEPCREIARDPEDVFKYTARGNLVAVVSNGTAVLGLGNIGPLAAKPVMEGKGVLFKRFADIDVFDLEVASENADDVIRFCELLEPTVGGINLEDIGAPECFYIEEELKRRLDIPVFHDDQHGTAVISGAALLNALDVVGKKIEEIRVVFSGAGAAAIATAEHYVTLGVRRGNILMTDSKGVIRTDRDPSRLDPYKARFARDTDAHTLADAMAGADVFVGLSIAGAVTPEMVASMAERPIVFALANPDPEILPEAVHAVRPDAIMATGRTDYPNQINNVLGFPFIFRGALDVRARAINDEMKMAATRALAELARMDVPESVERAYGGTRFRFGPDYLIPTPFDPRIMLWVAPAVAKAAMDTGVARITLDLAEYRQQLEGRLGRGREVMRDIMNRARRDPRRIVFPEGEHERVIRAAALVVGEGIAEPILLGRPERIARTAEALGASLDGVRIVDRLADDAQLERYAQLLYARRWRKGMTLADAQAEVRRAVPFGCMMVNEGEADGLVAGEDMYYPETIRPALQVVGTAPGVSHVAGLYMMIMENDLMFFADTTVNIDPDAETLAEIATLSAAFVRRLGLVPRVAMLSFSNFGSSRSPQASRVRRAADLVKAREPGLEIDGEMQVEAAVDPELRRSVYPHSTLTGAPNVLIFPNLDAANIAYKLMMKLGKVEAFGPILLGMAHPIHVLQRRSEAVEIANLTALAVVDAQERGERQG; from the coding sequence ATGTCGGATCGCAGACAGGACGCGCTGGACTACCACAGCAGCGGGCGCCGCGGCAAGATCGCGGTGGTGCCCACGAAGCCGGCGAGCACGCAGCGCGACCTCTCGCTGGCCTACTCGCCCGGGGTGGCGGAGCCGTGCCGCGAGATCGCGCGCGATCCCGAGGACGTCTTCAAGTACACGGCGCGCGGCAACCTTGTGGCGGTCGTGTCCAACGGCACGGCGGTACTGGGGCTGGGCAACATCGGGCCGCTTGCCGCCAAGCCGGTGATGGAGGGGAAGGGAGTCCTCTTCAAGCGCTTCGCCGACATCGACGTCTTCGACCTGGAGGTCGCGTCGGAGAACGCGGACGACGTGATCCGCTTCTGCGAGCTGCTGGAGCCCACCGTCGGCGGGATCAACCTGGAGGACATCGGCGCGCCGGAGTGCTTCTACATCGAGGAAGAGCTGAAGCGCCGCCTGGACATCCCCGTCTTCCACGACGACCAGCACGGGACGGCCGTCATCAGCGGCGCCGCCCTCCTCAACGCGCTGGACGTGGTGGGGAAGAAGATCGAGGAGATCCGCGTCGTCTTCTCCGGCGCGGGCGCGGCGGCGATCGCCACGGCGGAGCACTACGTGACGCTCGGGGTGCGGCGCGGCAACATCCTGATGACGGACAGCAAGGGCGTCATCCGCACCGATCGCGATCCATCGCGGCTGGACCCGTACAAGGCCCGCTTCGCCCGCGACACCGACGCGCACACCCTGGCCGACGCCATGGCGGGCGCGGACGTCTTCGTGGGCCTCTCCATCGCCGGGGCGGTGACGCCGGAGATGGTCGCGTCCATGGCCGAGCGCCCCATCGTCTTCGCGCTCGCCAACCCGGACCCCGAGATCCTCCCCGAGGCGGTGCACGCCGTCCGGCCCGACGCCATCATGGCCACGGGGCGCACCGACTATCCCAACCAGATCAACAACGTCCTGGGCTTCCCCTTCATCTTTCGGGGGGCGCTGGACGTGCGCGCGCGCGCCATCAACGACGAGATGAAGATGGCCGCCACCCGCGCCCTCGCCGAGCTGGCGCGGATGGACGTCCCGGAGTCGGTGGAGCGGGCGTACGGCGGCACGCGATTCCGCTTCGGCCCGGACTACCTGATCCCCACCCCGTTCGACCCGCGCATCATGCTGTGGGTGGCCCCCGCCGTGGCGAAGGCCGCCATGGACACGGGCGTGGCGCGCATCACGCTCGACCTGGCCGAGTACCGCCAGCAGCTCGAGGGGCGCCTCGGCCGCGGGCGCGAGGTGATGCGCGACATCATGAACCGCGCGCGCCGCGACCCGCGCCGCATCGTCTTTCCCGAGGGCGAGCACGAGCGCGTGATCCGCGCCGCCGCGCTGGTGGTGGGCGAAGGAATCGCGGAGCCGATCCTCCTGGGCCGCCCCGAGCGCATCGCGCGCACGGCCGAGGCGCTGGGCGCGTCGCTGGACGGCGTGCGCATCGTCGACCGCCTTGCCGACGACGCGCAGCTGGAGCGCTACGCCCAGCTCCTCTACGCCCGCCGCTGGCGCAAGGGGATGACGCTGGCCGACGCACAGGCCGAGGTGCGCCGCGCCGTCCCCTTCGGCTGCATGATGGTGAACGAGGGCGAGGCGGACGGCCTGGTGGCGGGCGAGGACATGTACTACCCGGAGACGATCCGCCCCGCGCTGCAGGTGGTGGGCACGGCGCCGGGGGTGTCGCACGTGGCGGGGCTGTACATGATGATCATGGAGAACGACCTGATGTTCTTCGCCGACACCACGGTCAACATCGATCCCGACGCGGAGACGCTGGCCGAGATCGCCACCCTGTCCGCGGCGTTCGTGCGGCGGCTGGGGCTGGTGCCGCGGGTGGCGATGCTCTCCTTCTCCAACTTCGGCTCCTCGCGCTCCCCGCAGGCCAGCCGCGTGCGCCGCGCCGCCGACCTGGTGAAGGCGCGCGAGCCCGGCCTGGAGATCGACGGCGAGATGCAGGTGGAGGCCGCCGTGGACCCCGAGCTGCGCCGCTCCGTGTACCCGCACAGCACGCTCACGGGTGCCCCCAACGTCCTGATCTTCCCCAACCTGGACGCCGCCAACATCGCCTACAAGCTGATGATGAAGCTCGGCAAGGTGGAGGCGTTCGGCCCCATCCTGCTCGGCATGGCGCACCCCATCCACGTCCTCCAGCGCCGCAGCGAGGCCGTGGAGATCGCGAACCTCACCGCGCTGGCGGTGGTGGACGCGCAGGAGCGGGGGGAGCGGCAGGGGTGA
- a CDS encoding radical SAM protein produces MLVGIAITEHCNLRCAHCIRDDVTTVRNLDVGLIHSIAEQAGALWNDVEIHMTGGEPTIHPGWDRIVAGLHERGVRYSFTSNGWHMRRLIPGLDRSPPARVRLSLSGGDEAVHDAERGRGSFRRILIAIALLTSRGIPTSLGFLVDRRDRHQLRQAADLAEALGCTAISFVLAQPVGGSAARDTDLAPHEWYAVRDEIIALGREARRTRVRLDYGSPSVGEEMVCDSFERKRVYVDARGRLSICCQLSEYGFNDADVVADLHEHTLAEIWPRYVAALELQRIAAAPRGDGGELDRFPCIRCARSMGKMQWLRAYPQSPWAAAAEPGLRPVPRSIVSLTYARGSRVSDAVNSSVAVVGA; encoded by the coding sequence ATGCTCGTTGGAATCGCGATTACGGAGCATTGCAACCTGCGTTGCGCCCACTGCATTCGCGATGACGTGACTACGGTGCGCAACCTGGACGTGGGTCTGATCCACTCCATCGCGGAGCAGGCAGGCGCGCTCTGGAACGACGTGGAGATCCACATGACGGGCGGCGAGCCGACGATCCACCCCGGATGGGACCGGATCGTCGCCGGGCTGCATGAGCGGGGGGTGCGCTACTCGTTCACGAGCAACGGGTGGCACATGCGGCGGCTGATCCCCGGGCTGGACCGCTCGCCCCCCGCGCGGGTGCGCCTCTCGCTCTCCGGGGGCGACGAAGCGGTTCACGATGCGGAGCGCGGGCGCGGATCATTCCGCCGCATCCTGATCGCAATCGCGCTGCTGACGTCGCGGGGCATTCCGACTTCGCTCGGATTCCTGGTGGACCGGCGCGACCGGCACCAGCTGCGCCAGGCCGCGGACCTCGCGGAGGCGCTCGGGTGCACCGCGATCAGCTTCGTCCTGGCGCAGCCGGTGGGCGGGAGCGCGGCACGCGACACGGATCTCGCGCCGCACGAGTGGTACGCCGTGCGCGACGAGATCATCGCGCTGGGCCGGGAAGCCCGCCGTACGCGCGTGCGGCTCGACTATGGGTCTCCCTCCGTGGGCGAGGAGATGGTGTGCGACAGCTTCGAGCGGAAGCGCGTGTACGTCGACGCTCGCGGACGCCTCTCCATCTGCTGCCAGCTGAGCGAGTACGGCTTCAACGACGCCGACGTGGTGGCGGATCTCCACGAGCACACGCTGGCCGAGATATGGCCGCGCTACGTCGCCGCGCTCGAGCTGCAGCGCATCGCCGCCGCCCCGCGCGGCGACGGCGGCGAGCTCGATCGGTTCCCCTGCATCCGCTGCGCGCGTTCCATGGGCAAGATGCAATGGCTGCGCGCGTATCCGCAGAGTCCCTGGGCGGCCGCGGCCGAGCCCGGCCTCCGCCCTGTTCCGCGCAGCATCGTGTCGCTGACCTACGCCCGCGGAAGCCGCGTGTCCGACGCCGTCAACTCCTCCGTCGCAGTGGTGGGCGCATGA